The Penaeus monodon isolate SGIC_2016 chromosome 24, NSTDA_Pmon_1, whole genome shotgun sequence DNA segment ACCTCCCCTTACTACAAAACATTAAATATCAACCTAATAGAGAGGGTTCCATCTCTCCTAACTTGTCACAAATCAGGAATCTATGGGTTCCACTGAAAGCTAAACAGTTGGAAGCTAATACCTCCACAATACCCGGGTCCGGAGCACAGCTGTGGATTCCTTCAAACTAGATCATCCCGTAGCGCCTACAGCAGATTAGGGTCGAGGGGACTACCTAATTAGTTATTCAGTTTGACGTATACAGTTTACTGTAAAGATTCTTTGCCCAAGTGAAGCAAATGTTAACTTGTTATCCCCCATTccttatcaatatataatatataagtgcaGCAACGTCACCCTttgttgactgtgtgtgtgtgtgtacacatatacgccATATCANNNNNNNNNNNNNNNNNNNNNNNNNNNNNNNNNNNNNNNNNNNNNNNNNNNNNNNNNNNNNNNNNNNNNNNNNNNNNNNNNNNNNNNNNNNNNNNNNNNNNNNNNNNNNNNNNNNNNNNNNNNNNNNNNNNNNNNNNNNNNNNNNNNNNNNCTCTGACCACGAGTTTTACACCATGTTTATAACTTTAATTCTCAGCCATTACTATGTGCACTCACCATACCATGTTTTGGTATTTTATAGAAACCGGAAGTGCAAGAATCGCATTTTTGTTAAGGTCCGTTTGTCCCATtcccattctgtgtgtgtgtgtgtgaatcttttATAAAGTTCCTAATTAGTTTTATACTTTGTATTAGGGTATTACTAACAATATATTTAAGTTACCCCCCGCAATGCGTTCCCTATATGCACACGTGCCCTATCAAGTATGTTAACTACTCTCactcatataaaattttaattaaaagatgCAGCACCTCACAAGAAGGCATATAATCAACTAGATACAGAAGGCTACAAAAAGATCCAACGTTACAACATTGGCGACGAACATGGGATTACCTTAAAGGGTTTATTAGAGCAATGGATTATACATTCCGGGGCAGTATATGACGTATTGGTAAAATTGTATGGTTAAACACAACANNNNNNNNNNNNNNNNNNNNNNNNNNNNNNNNNNNNNNNNNNNNNNNNNNNNNNNNNNNNNNNNNNNNNNNNNNNNNNNNNNNNNNNNGANNNNNNNNNNNNNNNNNNNNNNNNNNNNNNNNNAGGGCTGAACATGTTTCATTGANNNNNNNNNNNNNNNNNNNNNNNNNNNNNNNNNNNNNNNNNNNNNNNNNtatttatttatttcctgcactgtgatatccattctcattcaaacGTATTTTCTACATTTCTACCCCtagttttctcattttctcaaaaTATCTTCATCCTTCTCCAATTTAGCCTGTGTCTGTGTAATGCACGAGTTCCTGATGAAGAGGAACTGACAAGCCTCATTGCTCCTCCCTTCTtagtatttcctcttcttcctccactagTTCTGCCCGCATTAAGGGTTTTTGCTGGTGGCTTATGTGCTCATTTAGGAAGGNNNNNNNNNNNNNNNNNNNNNNNNNNNNNNNNNNNNNNNNNNNNNNNNNNNGCCAATAGTTCTGCCTGCGTCAAGGGTTTAGCAGGAGACTTACGTGCCCATTGAGGAGGATCTGCCtgcttccattccttttcccttctcctcagtattttttcctcttcctccgccaaTTCTGCCTGCGTCAAGGGTTTAGCAGGAGACTTACGTGCCCATTGAGGAGGATCTGCCTCTTtcgattccttttcccttttcctcggtatttcttcctcttccttcaccagTTCTGCCTGCGTCAAGGGTTTAGCAGGAGACTTACGTGCCCACTGAGGAGGANNNNNNNNNNNNNNNNNNNNNNNNNNNNNNNNNNNNNNNNNNNNNNNNNNNNNCACCCATTCTGCCTGCTTCAAATGTTTCACAGGAGGATCTACCTGTTTcgattccttttcccttccactcAATATATCTTCTTCCTCCATCAAATGATTCTGTCTTATGtgcattatttcattacattgctctttccttttccttataagttcttcttcttccttcatcaaCTTTATctgttgcaaaaaaatatatatatatcaattaatggAACTGTGGCTCATAACAAGGAATGTATTAAGCACATCATACTGAAAAGAAATTAATTACTCTAAAACTACAGGTTGGCTGTATGACCACTAAAATAAAGTCAGaaaataatatgcatttttttctctactgAGAGGTCTATAATCAGAGATAATTAAATGAAATCTCATATGGCCTTCTTGACCTCATAAACTCTTCAAAGATCTGACCCCTATGCTTACAACAAAGTCCTTTAAttttttgttctccttcttcAGGGCTGCAATTTCCTCCTGCAATAGATAAGTGGTTTGTTTACATCTACTTGGTTTACACACACNNNNNNNNNNNNNNNNNNNNNNNNNNNNNNNNNNNNNNNNNNNNNNNNNNNNNNNNNNNNNNNNNNNNNNNNNNNNNNNNNNNNNNNNNNNNNNNNNNNNNNNNNNNNNNNNNNNNNNNNNNNNNNGTACATTTATATTGTACATAAANNNNNNNNNNNNNNNNNNNNNNNNNNNNNNNNNNNNNNNNNNNNNNNNNNNNNNNNNNNNNNNNNNNNNNNNNNNNNNNNNNNNNNNNNNNNNNNNNNNNNNNNNNNNNNNNNNNNNNNNNNNNNNNNNNNNNNNNNNNNNNNNNNNNNNNNNNNNNNNNNNNNNNNNNNNNNNNNNNNNNNNNNNNNNNNNNNNNNNNNNNNNNNNNNNNNNNNNNNNNNNNNNNNNNNNNNNNNNNNNNNNNNNNNNNNNNNNNNNNNNNNNNNNNNNNNNNNNNNNNNNNNNNNNNNNNNNNNNNNNNNNNNNNNNNNNNNNNNNNNNNNNNNNNNNNNNNNNNNNNNNNNNNNNNNNNNNNNNNNNNNNNNNNNNNNNNNNNNNNNNNNNNNNNNNNNNNNNNNNNNNNNNNNNNNNNNNNNNNNNNNNNNNNNNNNNNNNNNNNNNNNNNNNNNNNNNNNNNNNNNNNNNNNNNNNNNNNNNNNNNNNNNNNNNNNNNNNNNNNNNNNNNNNNNNNNNNNNNNNNNNNNNNNNNNNNNNNNNNNNNNNNNNNNNNNNNNNNNNNNNNNNNNNNNNNNNNNNNNNNNNNNNNNNNNNNNNNNNNNNNNNNNNNNNNNNNNNNNNNNNNNNNNNNNNNNNNNNNNNNNNNNNNNNNNNNNNNNNNNNNNNNNNNNNNNNNNNNNNNNNNNNNNNNNNNNNNNNNNNNNNNNNNNNNNNNNNNNNNNNNNNNNNNNNNNNNNNNNNNNNNNNNNNNNNNNNNNNNNNNNNNNNNNNNNNNNNNNNNNNNNNNNNNNNNNNNNNNNNNNNNNNNNNNNNNNNNNNNNNNNNNNNNNNNNNNNNNNNNNNNNNNNNNNNNNNNNNNNNNNNNNNNNNNNNNNNNNNNNNNNNNNNNNNNNNNNNNNNNNNNNNNNNNNNNNNNNNNNNNNNNNNNNNNNNNNNNNNNNNNNNNNNNNNNNNNNNNNNNNNNNNNNNNNNNNNNNNNNNNNNNNNNNNNNNNNNNNNNNNNNNNNNNNNNNNNNNNNNNNNNNNNNNNNNNNNNNNNNNNNNNNNNNNNNNNNNNNNNNNNNNNNNNNNNNNNNNNNNNNNNNNNNNNNNNNNNNNNNNNNNNNNNNNNNNNNNNNNNNNNNNNNNNNNNNNNNNNNNNNNNNNNNNNNNNNNNNNNNNNNNNNNNNNNNNNNNNNNNNNNNNNNNNNNNNNNNNNNNNNNNNNNNNNNNNNNNNNNNNNNNNNNNNNNNNNNNNNNNNNNNNNNNNNNNNNNNNNNNNNNNNNNNNNNNNNNNNNNNNNNNNNNNNNNNNNNNNNNNNNNNNNNNNNNNNNNNNNNNNNNNNNNNNNTCATTCATCTTTAGAGCTAGCACCAAGGTCATTCCCCTTACAACTGCATCAAACTCAGCCTGCAGAATGGGTCATTCTGCCTTTCAACCTCCAGCATCATCTTGCTCACTCCCGTCGCAGGCAACTTTACTGCCCCACTTCTGTGTGGCGAGATTGGCACATCACTTATTATAAGCCACAACCAGGCACTCCCCGTACCCAGGGAAGTGGCCCACCAGCTTATCTTATCAGCAGGTCATCCACCAAGTTGTCCCGCATACACTCCAGTGTACCTCACTCCCCTTTAAACACTCAGGCCCAGCACCTGTACACCAGGAAGACAATGTGGGGGCTTGCACACCAGCCTGTACTTCTTTAGATGTTGCTTCATGTGCCTCTGGGTTCTGCTGCAGCCTTTCAATACCACCTGCATCGCCAGTGGGGCTATGTTCAGGCAAAACCTTAAGCAGGTCAGTCAGTACCACCAGCCCTCAGACACAACCATCTGTTACGACTGTCCAACAGTTTATCAGAGGGTCGAATGAAGTCTGATTCCTTCATAATTGATGTGTCACCTCNNNNNNNNNNNNNNNNNNNNNNNNNNNNNNNNNNNNNNNNNNNNNNNNNNNNNNNNNNNNNNNNNNNNNNNNNNNNNNNNNNNNNNNNNNNNNNNNNNNNNNNNNNNNNNNNNNNNNNNNNNNNNNNNNNNNNNNNNNNNNNNNNNNNNNNNNNNNNNNNNNNNNNNNNNNNNNNNNNNNNNNNNNNNNNNNNNNNNNNNNNNNNNNNNNNNNNNNNNNNNNNNNNNNNNNNNNNNNNNNNNNNNNNNNNNNNNNNNNNNNNNNNNNNNNNNNNNNNNNNNNNNNNNNNNNNNNNNNNNNNNNNNNNNNNNNNNNNNNNNNNNNNNNNNNNNNCAACAGAATCACCAACTACGCTATCAACTGATGTTAAAAGACGCTGCTTGTATTGCTCAGGCTGCGACGTCAACTGCTGTCTCCATGGGAATATCCGTCGGTCCACGGTCGCCACCATACTTGCCAGTTCTGATTGTTGTTGTAGCNNNNNNNNNNNNNNNNNNNNNNNNNNNNNNNNNNNGTATGTTGCTTCTCGTTGTCCTTCTTGGAAATCATTCCACGTGAAAGAATAccacaatatacatttttataagttGTTGGANNNNNNNNNNNNNNNNNNNNNNNNNNNNNNNNNNNNNNNNNNNNNNNNNNNNNNNNNNNNNNNNNNNNNNNNNNNNNNNNNNNNNNNNNNNNNNNNNNNNNNNNNNNNNNNNNNNNNNNNNNNNNNNNNNNNNNNNNNNNNNNNNNNNNNNNNNNNNNNNNNNNNNNNNNNNNNNNNNNNNNNNNNNNNNNNNNNNNNNNNNNNNNNNNNNNNNNACTTTAAACTATTGTGACTTCAAACCACGTGGANNNNNNNNNNNNNNNNNNNNNNNNNNNNNNNNNNNNNNNNNNNNNNNNNNNNNNNNNNNNNNNNNNNNNNNNNNNNNNNNNNNNNNNNNNNNNNNNNNNNNNNNNNNNNNNNNNNNNNNNNNNNNNNNNNNNNNNNNNNNNNNNNNNNNNNNNNNNNNNNNNNNNNNNNNNNNNNNNNNNNNNNNNNNNNNNNNNNNNNNNNNNNNNNNNNNNNNNNNNNNNNNNNNNNNNNNNNNNNNNNNNNNNNNNNNNNNNNNNNNNNNNNNNNNNNNNNNNNNNNNNNNNNNNNNNNNNNNNNNNNNNNNNNNNNNNNNNNNNNNNNNNNNNNNNNNNNNNNNNNNNNNNNNNNNNNNNNNNNNNNNNNNNNNNNNNNNNNNNNNNNNNNNNNNNNNNNNNNNNNNNNNNNNNNNNNNNNNNTCATTCTTAATCTCTNNNNNNNNNNNNNNNNNNNNNNNNNNNNNNNNNNNNNACAAagttttgagagaaagagaagttattatttattttatttcacataaGNNNNNNNNNNNNNNNNNNNNNNNNNNNNNNNNNNNNNNNNNNNNNNNNNNNNNNNNNNNNNNNNNNNNNNNNNNNNNNNNNNNNNNNNNNNNNNNNNNNNNNNNNNNNNNNNNNNNNNNNNNNNNNNNNNNNNNNNNNNNNNNNNNNNNNNNNNNNNNNNNNNNNNNNNNNNNNNNNNNAAAATATTTTTTTGTNNNNNNNNNNNNNNNNNNNNNNNNNNNNNNNNNNNNNNNNNNNNNNNNNNNNNNNNNNNNNNNNNNNNNNNNNNNNNNNNNNNNNNNNNNNNNNNNNNNNNNNNNNNNNNNNNNNNNNNNNNNNNNNNNNNNNNNNNNNNNNNNNNNNNNNNNNNNNNNNNNNNNNNNNNNNNNNNNNNNNNNNNNNNNNNNNNNNNNNNNNNNNNNNNNNNNNNNNNNNNNNNNNNNNNNNNNNNNNNNNNNNNNNNNNNNNNNNNNNNNNNNNNNNNNNNNNNNNNNNNNNNNNNNNNNNNNNNNNNNNNNNNNNNNNNNNNNNNNNNNNNNNNNNNNNNNNNNNNNNNNNNNNNNNNNNNNNNNNNNNNNNNNNNNNNNNNNNNNNNNNNNNNNNNNNNNNNNNNNNNNNNNNNNNNNNNNNNNNNNNNNNNNNNNNNNNNNNNNNNNNNNNNNNNNNNNNNNNNNNNNNNNNNNNNNNNNNNNNNNNNNNNNNNNNNNNNNNNNNNNNNNNNNNNNNNNNNNNNNNNNNNNNNNNNNNNNNNNNNNNNNNNNNNNNNNNNNNNNNNNNNNNNNNNNNNNNNNNNNNNNNNNNNNNNNNNNNNNTACGAAAAGGGCCTTATACTAATTGTATTCCATACATCTGTCTCTAACCTGTagtatgtttattcattttcattgctTACATGAAGACTAGGGACGGTCGGAAACCCAATTTTCTCTGGTATACTCCGACTTTGAGGTTGAAACTGTCATATTCCCTTTGCTCTTATATAAGTCATTTGAGGCAGACATAAATCACTGTTGAAATATAGATTAATTCGCAAGCGAGCATTTTTAAAGTTGGGGACACGTAACCCCTCTTGGCGTCGCTTGTACATACAATCGATAATCTGTAAGTAATTAAACTCGACTATTGAAGATTctgaaaaacaatatttaaacctCAGCCGTTGCTTTCTCTCGTAGAAAGTAAATTTAATGAACAATACTGTGTGATGGCATTTATAATTCATAATTTCTTTCCTCGACCAATAAATCAGAGAGAATGTGCACTTTTGTTTACCGGTTTGCATTACAGGCATAGGCATCGCAACacatcaaaataatattattcatgAAAGTAAGAAGTACATGAGCAgttatattgcaaatataatcaGTTTGTTTCATATATCCGTTGCTTACCTCTGAACAGTCAGACTTCCTTCCAGAATCGCACCACAGATAATATAGGTACTGAAAAAGAGacatatatttgataaatattttgtgtATTCACTGTTTATGCACTATTCNNNNNNNNNNNNNNNNNNNNNNNNNNNNNNNNNNNNNNNNNNNNNNNNNNNNNNNNNNNNNNNNNNNNNNNNNNNNNNNNNNNNNNNNNNNNNNNNNNNNNNNNNNNNNNNNNNNNNNNNNNNNNNNNNNNNNNNNNNNNNNNNNNNCNNNNNNNNNNNNNNNNNNNNNNNNNNNNNNNNNNNNNNNNNNNNNNNNNNNNNNNNNNNNNNNNNNNNNNNNNNNNNNNNNNNNNNNNNNNNNNNNNNNNNNNNNNNNNNNNNNNNNNNNNNNNNNNNNNNNNNNNNNNNNNNNNNNNNNNNNNNNNNNNNNNNNNNNNNNNNNNNNNNNNNNNNNNNNNNNNNNNNNNNNNNNNNNNNNNNNNNNNNNNNNNNNNNNNNNNNNNNNNNNNNNNNNNNNNNNNNNNNNNNNNNNNNNNNNNNNNNNNNNNNNNNNNNNNNNNNNNNNNNNNNNNNNNNNNNNNNNNNNNNNNNNNNNNNNNNNNNNNNNNNNNNNNNNNNNNNNNNNNNNNNNNNNNNNNNNNNNNNNNNNNNNNNNNNNNNNNNNNNNNNNNNNNNNNNNNNNNNNNNNNNNNNNNNNNNNNNNNNNNNNNNNNNNNNNNNNNNNNNNNNNNNNNNNNNNNNNNNNNNNNNNNNNNNNNNNNNNNNNNNNNNNNNNNNNNNNNNNNNNNNNNNNNNNNNNNNNNNNNNNNNNNNNNNNNNNNNNNNNNNNNNNNNNNNNNNNNNNNNNNNNNNNNNNNNNNNNNNNNNNNNNNNNNNNNNNNNNNNNNNNNNNNNNNNNNNNNNNNNNNNNNNNNNNNNNNNNNNNNNNNNNNNNNNNNNNNNNNNNNNNNNNNNNNNNNNNNNNNNNNNNNNNNNNNNNNNNNNNNNNNNNNNNNNNNNNNNNNNNNNNNNNNNNNNNNNNNNNNNNNNNNNNNNNNNNNNNNNNNNNNNNNNNNNNNNNNNNNNNNNNNNNNNNNNNNNNNNNNNNNNNNNNNNNNNNNNNNNNNNNNNNNNNNNNNNNNNNNNNNNNNNNNNNNNNNNNNNNNNNNNNNNNNNNNNNNNNNNNNNNNNNNNNNNNNNNNNNNNNNNNNNNNNNNNNNNNNNNNNNNNNNNNNNNNNNNNNNNNNNNNNNNNNNNNNNNNNNNNNNNNNNNNNNNNNNNNNNNNNNNNNNNNNNNNNNNNNNNNNNNNNNNNNNNNNNNNNNNNNNNNNNNNNNNNNNNNNNNNNNNNNNNNNNNNNNNNNNNNNNNNNNNNNNNNNNNNNNNNNNNNNNNNNNNNNNNNNNNNNNNNNNNNNNNNNNNNNNNNNNNNNNNNNNNNNNNNNNNNNNNNNNNNNNNNNNNNNNNNNNNNNNNNNNNNNNNNNNNNNNNNNNNNNNNNNNNNNNNNNNNNNNNNNNNNNNNNNNNNNNNNNNNNNNNNNNNNNNNNNNNNNNNNNNNNNNNNNNNNNNNNNNNNNNNNNNNNNNNNNNNNNNNNNNNNNNNNNNNNNNNNNNNNNNNNNNNNNNNNNNNNNNNNNNNNNNNNNNNNNNNNNNNNNNNNNNNNNNNNNNNNNNNNNNNNNNNNNNNNNNNNNNNNTCCAATCCTTTCTATGCAATTTGAACATCAGTAAATACCAAAAGATTTTACAGCCAACACATTTTCTTACCACCATTGTCAGTGCCATGGGTAATATCTGAAAGGCAGAAAATAAATACTCCATTAGTTTACTTATCCATTCTACGCATGAGATTTACATTAAATATGtgattttatatttgtaaacTACACGGCAATCaactaataaaaaagtattttgagcagttgtagaAAGTAGCAAACTGGAgtagaaaacaaaatcaaataaaaataaagaaataggttTAACAATACAATACACACCAACAATAAAgcgaattaaataataaaaagagatgaGTTTAACAATACAAAACACATCAGAAAACACGTACCAGCTGATTAGACTTCCAGTATGCCAGAAATGGGAAGAGTTGGAGATTTACTGTAACTTGACGTAGTACAGTTCTAAGAGAGCTTAATAGCATTTCACTGAAGCAGCCGgactaagaaaaataaacagggaaAATACGTGAAAGCATGcgattttacatataaaaaatattcgtGGATTTCGTTTATTCGTAAGGTTTGCAGCTTAACCTACAAAGGCTTAATAGATACAAGAAATTCCTCTTTTCGTGGTCCCCTGCTTCACTTTGGGAAAaacatattatctataatatattacattataaagaTTTAAGGCCAAAACGTTGAAAAATGTGAACTAAAACTTACGGTTTCCAAAGACGATTATATCAACCTGCAACGACACGTCCTTATGGGCAGAGGGATTTCGTGTTTGTGGAAGGAACTTCATGGTAGAGGTAATCTTACAGAGATAAGAGTAGATAACATCAGTTTTATTAACATTTATGTGTATCATTGAGGTTCTCATATATGTGCATTTAGCGCAATCCATTTTGGTgactatttttacattatcattattatcatcatcagtaatctCGCTACTGCATTATTGTTATACGAAAAGCTGTTTGAATAGGTTTCAATAATACGTTTGATAACATATCATAGAATTTGGTGTTCCAGGAACAGGCGCCTTATCTTTAGAAAGTGATTATCTTGCGTATAACTTTCGANNNNNNNNNNNNNNNNNNNNNNNNNNNNNNNNNNNNNNTGCTTTGCATAGTTTATcgaaaattttgtgtatatgagAATATtttaagaaagagagatgatgagcATTATAGTGACActgaaaaatcatgaaaacagtaatgatgatagagcAAAATGCATAATAATGTaccaatatttatgataacagtaatggtgatgatacgaGTTATGAGAAGGGGTAAAAAGCACTTGAACAGTAGAGATAAGAAACCTGACATGACGTAAAGGACTGTTGCTTTACTGCGACCATTTTAAGCCATATTTGAAGTATACAAATATCCTCTTATTCTCCCATTACTCCGTTCTTGATATATCAACTCTTCCCGATTTAATTCCTGTCTGCCGGGATCTGTGGCTTCCAGGTTATAAGGAGGGACAGATTAATCTACATAAAATAGACAATAGGGAAGACAATTTCACAATAGTCCCGTTATAACACAAAACAGCTCTGTCACGACCATATAGCGCGTTATTTGCAAGGCAGTGCTCAGTCACAGTCATTTTAAATAtcaaatttgttatcattattaaaattgcaTATCAATTAATTTTGTAAATCGAACAAAACTTAAGGAGTCAGGAGTCGGATATCAACCGGGAATTATAACTTGCAAGATATGCCTTTTTTCTGAtgcaaatcattattataatatacttacNNNNNNNNNNNNNNNNNNNNAGAGTAAAGGAAATATGATGGAGAAAtcgaaataaaatgaaagcaaaataaaacacaatgacACCATAGGTCATTATCACTagaaactttatttttcttctttttcggtaTCTCTTTGATGGttgagtgtgtctgtatatatggatACTTATTGGAAAGACCNNNNNNNNNNNNNNNNNNNNNNNNNNNNNNNNNNNNNNNNNNNNNNNNNNNNNNNNNNNNNNNNNNNNNNNNNNNNNNNNNNNNNNNNNNNNNNNNNNNGGGGGGGGGGCAATATAGAGAATATACGAGGAACATAGAGACATAACCAAGGAAAGAGGAAGTGCCCAATTATCATTAGCAAACTTTAACTATATATTCAGAAAAGACGACTTTGGAGAATGAGCAAGTGACGTATGTCCTATAACTAAAACCCACACTCTTTCaactaatcagttaaaaaataTCTGATTATTATTTCAACAACTCATGTCTtcactgccatcattatcatcgttaatatcattagAATCACCATGCTCATTAGTAGGCTACAAAACTAGTAACAAAAGGACACGTGAATTTAACCCGGGAGTGGAGTACAGAATATGCAAGATATTTATCTCGaactttttgtttagttttgttctTTCTGAATATTTTCCTATACTAATAAAGCTTGATAATATAGAAGCAAAACCCCTTGcttttggaatatatttttaattctgaaatTTTGTAATTGAGTAATTATGAGGAAAAAATATGACTCTAGTGGTGAATGTGGTTTACTAAAAATGGCTTTCTTGCATAGATTTTAAATATTTCGTTTGTGTTATTTCGAAGTCTACGTCAGTCACCCATGCTCTAGTGGAGATATATCtacgttttctttgatattttatcAAAGAAAAATCAGTTAGAGGAGACTTTAATAAAATATTGCCATGTGTTGAAAAATATACACGTCTTTGACCACAATTAACAGCCACAAAAGCACTTTTCAGAATTCCTATTTTCATTGGAATAGGTTCACTTAAAGTTGCCAATTATGTACATTTAATAGTTACATCATTATCAAAACTGCATTTTACTCTTCGATGTAAAAACAGAGTTTTCAATTTTCCGTCTATACTGCTTACAAATTATAAATAAGTGAAAGGACAGACAAGTAAATGAATGATTCCaaaaatagaagatgaaaatTATGTTTTCCCGacattaagaaaattaataatggtaTTTGTATTATAACATTGCAGTTCCCCTGTGCGATCAACCAATGAAATAAGATTTTGCTCNNNNNNNNNNNNNNNNNNNNNNNNNNNNNNNNNNNNNNNNNNNNNNNNNNNNNNNNNNNNNNNNNNNNNNNNNNNNNNNNNNNNNNNNNNNNNNNNNNNNNNNNNNNNNNNNNNNNNNNNNNNNNNNNNNNNNNNNNNNNNNNNNNNNNNNNNNNNNNNNNNNNNNNNNNNNNNNNNNNNNNNNNGATGGTNNNNNNNNNNNNNNNNNNNNNNNNNNNNNNNNNNNNNNNNNNNNNNNNNNNNNNNNNNNNNNNNNNNNNNNNNNNNNNNNNNNNNNNNNNNNNNNNNNNNNNNNNNNNNNNNNNNgtgataaaataataagatgattacNNNNNNNNNNNNNNNNNNNNNNNNNNNNNNNNNNNNNNNNNNNNNNNNNNNNNNNNNNNNNNNNNNNNNNNNNNNNNNNNNNNNNNNNNNNNNNNNNNNNNNNNNNNNNNNNNNNNNNNNNNNNNNNNNNNNNNNNNNNNNNNNNNNNNNNNNNNNNNNNNNNNNNNNNNNNNNNNNNNNNNNNNNNNNNNNNNNNNNNNNNNNNNNNNNNNNNNNNNNNNNNNNNNNNNNNNNNNNNNNNNNNNNNNNNNNNNNNNNNNNNNNNNNNNNNNNNNNNNNNNNNNNNNNNNNNNNNNNNNNNNNNNNNNNNNNNNNNNNNNNNNNNNNNNNNNNNNNNNNNNNNNNNNNNNNNNNNNNNNNNNNNNNNNNNNNNNNNNNNNNNNNNNNNNNNNNNNNNNNNNNNNNNNNNNNNNNNNNNNNNNNNNNNNNNNNNNNNNNNNNNNNNNNNNNNNNNNNNNNNNNNNNNNNNNNNNNNNNNNNNNNNNNNNNNNNNNNNNNNNNNNNNNNNNNNNNNNNNNNNNNNNNNNNNNNNNNNNNNNNNNNNNNNNNNNNNNNNNNNNGATTAATCGTGtagtatgatgattattatgtttaTNNNNNNNNNNNNNNNNNNNNNNNNNNNNNNNNNNNNNNNNNNNNNNNNNNNNNNNNNNNNNNNNNNNNNNNNNNNNNNNNNNNNNNCATGGGCTTCAAGGTGAATGCATCCGTCTCCATATACCTGGAGCATAAGGTCGTAGCGAGTAGTGGTGTGGTTGGCGTAGGTTTACCATGAAATCAAAAGTGTTTTGAGCCTTCATTGATATATGACatgggataataattgcaaatagcATCATCAAAATTACTATGCAAGGAAAATTAGGGAGATAGCGGGGATATTTGATACAGAGCAAAGTATGTGCCACTAAGTGTTGAAGTAGcacgtataaaaaagaaaatactaataaatattatatatgatcatcaATTATCTATGAATGTAATATCATCATACT contains these protein-coding regions:
- the LOC119588558 gene encoding uncharacterized protein LOC119588558 (The sequence of the model RefSeq protein was modified relative to this genomic sequence to represent the inferred CDS: added 17 bases not found in genome assembly) gives rise to the protein MGTLGCHSSLELAPRSFPLQLHQTQPAEWVILPFNLQHHLAHSRRRQLYCPTSVWRDWHITYYKPQPGTPRTQGSGPPAYLISRSSTKLSRIHSSVPHSPLNTQAQHLYTRKTMWGLAHQPVLL